The following coding sequences are from one Streptomyces sp. NBC_01485 window:
- a CDS encoding glycoside hydrolase family 3 C-terminal domain-containing protein, protein MPEIASALDDLDDLDSLDAVDSLDELTLEQKAGLGSGADFWTTKAVDGIPSILMTDGPHGLRKQEGATDHLALSGSLPATCFPPAVALSQTWDPTLAFRVGEALGRECQAAGIQLLLGPGVNIKRDPRGGRNFEYFSEDPLVSGVLGSAWVSGLQSTGVGASLKHFAANNQETDRMRVSADIDPRPLREIYLRAFQKVVEEAQPWTVMCSYNRVNGVHASQNRWLLTEVLREQWGFEGLVVSDWGAVADRPAAVAAGLDLQMPGNDGFDDAKVVAAVRDGSLDPAVVTEAAARVARVARKATEARRPDTAWDAADHHDLAREVASRAIVLLRDDQGILPLGPAQHLAVIGEFAARPRYQGGGSSHVNAIRVDVALDEIRARAAHAEVSYSAGFPSDGQSGKQTAADPAALRADAVRAAAEADVAVVFLGLFDSQETEGADRADIDLPADQLDLLEAVVAVQPRTVVVLSHGGVVRLARVVAGPSAILDGALLGQAGGSALADVLFGVVNPSGRLTETVPDRLQDAPSFTNFPGERMHVRYGEGILVGYRWYDARSIDVTFPFGHGLSYTTFAHESLTLDADDDTVTVRVTVRNTGKRAGREIVQLYASRDGSAVVRAPQWLVGFGAVDLAPGQSGEVEVAVPRREFEYWDEELQRWLVEGGEYRVAVGASSRDIRLSGTVELQGETARYRLGPDSSIGEVLRDPIAGPAFQEVFAAMFEQFSGAEETDYGPMLDSLPFGRFLSTTGSALPAGMVDDVLARANAANGF, encoded by the coding sequence GTGCCCGAAATCGCCTCCGCCCTCGATGACCTTGACGACCTCGATTCCCTCGATGCCGTCGACTCTCTCGACGAACTGACTCTGGAACAGAAAGCCGGACTCGGCAGCGGGGCGGACTTCTGGACCACCAAGGCGGTCGACGGCATCCCGTCGATCCTCATGACGGACGGACCCCACGGGCTGCGCAAGCAGGAGGGCGCCACCGACCACCTCGCGCTCTCGGGAAGCCTCCCGGCGACCTGCTTCCCGCCGGCGGTGGCCCTGAGCCAGACCTGGGACCCCACCCTGGCGTTCCGCGTGGGCGAGGCGCTCGGCCGCGAATGCCAGGCAGCGGGGATCCAGCTTCTGCTGGGGCCGGGCGTGAACATCAAGCGTGACCCCCGAGGAGGGCGGAACTTCGAGTACTTCTCCGAGGACCCGCTCGTCTCGGGCGTCCTCGGCTCCGCATGGGTGTCCGGTCTGCAGAGCACGGGCGTGGGCGCGTCGCTCAAGCACTTCGCCGCCAACAACCAGGAGACCGACCGGATGCGGGTGAGCGCCGACATCGATCCGCGCCCGCTGCGTGAGATCTACCTCCGCGCGTTCCAGAAGGTGGTCGAGGAGGCGCAGCCGTGGACGGTGATGTGCTCCTACAACCGCGTCAACGGCGTGCACGCCTCCCAGAACCGGTGGCTGCTCACGGAGGTGCTGCGCGAGCAGTGGGGGTTCGAGGGGCTGGTGGTCTCCGACTGGGGCGCCGTGGCCGATCGGCCGGCGGCGGTCGCGGCCGGACTCGACCTCCAGATGCCCGGCAACGACGGCTTCGACGACGCCAAGGTGGTCGCCGCGGTGCGCGACGGCAGTCTCGACCCCGCCGTCGTCACGGAGGCGGCCGCCCGCGTCGCCCGCGTGGCCCGCAAGGCCACGGAGGCGCGCCGCCCGGACACCGCGTGGGACGCGGCGGACCACCATGACCTCGCCCGCGAGGTCGCCTCACGGGCGATCGTGCTGCTCCGCGACGACCAGGGGATCCTTCCCCTCGGCCCCGCCCAACACCTGGCCGTCATCGGCGAGTTCGCCGCCCGGCCGCGCTACCAGGGCGGGGGCAGCTCGCATGTGAACGCGATCCGGGTCGACGTGGCCCTCGACGAGATCCGCGCCCGTGCCGCTCACGCCGAGGTGTCCTACTCCGCGGGTTTCCCGTCCGACGGGCAGTCCGGCAAGCAGACGGCGGCGGATCCGGCGGCGCTGCGGGCGGACGCGGTGCGGGCGGCGGCGGAGGCGGACGTGGCCGTCGTCTTCCTGGGCCTGTTCGACAGCCAGGAGACCGAGGGCGCCGACCGCGCCGACATCGACCTGCCGGCCGATCAGCTCGACCTGCTCGAAGCGGTGGTCGCCGTCCAGCCGCGCACCGTCGTGGTGCTCTCGCACGGCGGCGTCGTGCGGCTCGCGCGCGTCGTCGCCGGGCCGTCGGCCATTCTCGACGGCGCGCTGCTCGGCCAGGCCGGCGGCAGTGCGCTCGCGGACGTCCTGTTCGGCGTCGTCAACCCTTCCGGACGCCTCACGGAGACCGTCCCCGACCGGCTCCAGGACGCGCCGTCCTTCACGAACTTCCCCGGCGAGCGGATGCACGTGCGCTACGGCGAGGGAATCCTCGTCGGCTACCGCTGGTACGACGCACGCTCGATCGACGTCACGTTCCCGTTCGGGCACGGCCTGTCCTACACGACCTTCGCGCACGAGTCGCTCACGCTCGACGCGGACGACGACACCGTCACCGTCCGCGTCACCGTCCGCAACACCGGTAAGCGGGCGGGCCGCGAGATCGTCCAGCTCTACGCGTCGCGGGACGGTTCCGCGGTCGTCCGCGCGCCGCAGTGGCTGGTGGGGTTCGGGGCCGTCGACCTCGCACCGGGACAGTCCGGTGAGGTCGAAGTCGCCGTGCCCAGGCGGGAGTTCGAGTACTGGGACGAGGAACTTCAGCGCTGGCTCGTCGAGGGCGGCGAGTACCGCGTCGCGGTGGGCGCGTCGAGCCGGGACATCCGTCTCTCCGGCACCGTCGAACTCCAGGGGGAGACCGCGCGATACCGGCTGGGACCGGACTCGTCGATCGGAGAGGTCCTGCGGGACCCCATCGCCGGTCCCGCCTTCCAGGAGGTCTTCGCGGCGATGTTCGAGCAGTTCTCGGGCGCCGAGGAGACCGACTACGGACCGATGCTGGATTCGCTGCCCTTCGGCCGCTTCCTCAGCACGACGGGCTCGGCGCTCCCCGCGGGCATGGTGGACGACGTCCTCGCCCGCGCCAACGCCGCCAACGGCTTCTAG
- a CDS encoding helix-turn-helix transcriptional regulator, which produces MTVPLTPQQPIETRLLARSLADFRTHSRMDMALGGRVLPGAGALEITELCGARTRSAAGLRVRAGAGLGGKALMLARPVSVSSYLSAEGISHIYDHAVRPEALETIAVLPIVVDRVPRLVVYLATRAQVGLGDRWFDSFTPLVRRLERDIAVDDEVRRRLALMRTQAVAPDPPALSQADLRDIARELAELAGQIEDDALRARVEAVHRRFTPAAGLSTLAVPAMLRPREIDVLQKVAEGLGNREIAQALGLLPNTVKSYLKTAMRKLHARNRVQAILVARESGLIR; this is translated from the coding sequence ATGACCGTGCCGCTCACGCCGCAGCAGCCCATCGAGACACGGCTCCTCGCCCGCTCGCTCGCCGATTTCCGCACCCACAGCCGCATGGACATGGCGCTCGGCGGGCGGGTCCTGCCCGGGGCGGGCGCGTTGGAGATCACCGAACTGTGCGGAGCCCGCACCCGCTCCGCCGCCGGCCTCAGGGTCCGCGCCGGCGCCGGACTCGGCGGGAAAGCCCTCATGCTGGCCCGCCCCGTGTCCGTGAGCAGCTACCTCTCGGCGGAAGGCATCTCCCACATCTACGACCACGCCGTCCGGCCCGAGGCGCTCGAGACCATCGCCGTCCTCCCGATCGTGGTGGACCGGGTGCCGCGCCTCGTCGTCTACCTCGCCACCCGGGCCCAGGTGGGTCTCGGCGACCGCTGGTTCGACAGCTTCACCCCGCTGGTCCGCCGTCTGGAGCGGGACATCGCCGTCGACGACGAAGTACGCCGCCGGCTCGCCCTGATGCGGACCCAGGCCGTCGCCCCGGACCCGCCGGCGCTGAGCCAGGCCGATCTGCGGGACATCGCCCGGGAGTTGGCGGAACTGGCCGGGCAGATCGAGGACGACGCGCTGCGCGCGAGGGTCGAGGCCGTCCACCGTCGGTTCACCCCCGCAGCCGGCCTCTCCACCCTGGCGGTACCCGCCATGCTCAGGCCCCGGGAGATCGACGTACTCCAGAAGGTCGCCGAGGGACTCGGCAACCGCGAGATCGCCCAGGCGCTCGGCCTGCTGCCCAACACGGTCAAGTCGTACCTCAAGACCGCGATGCGCAAGCTCCACGCCCGCAACCGCGTACAAGCCATCCTCGTCGCCCGCGAGAGCGGCCTGATCCGCTGA
- a CDS encoding alpha/beta hydrolase fold domain-containing protein: MTRMASRAHRSAVRTVDRTVKGRGGEIPIREYLPQDARDGAVPLLWIHGGGWMNGGLDQKESHAVAKAIAGTGRPVRTVDYRLAPALRWREIGGSSRLVLQPSENRYPAAPDDVLSVIVDWAASGAGRLFVGGASAGANLAVTAAVALRQETGVQPCGLALVYGGFHATLPPIPESVSSRLTGIAGKIAFTPASYDRMTLNYVGDEGLFPRAFPTGADLAGLPATLVMDADRDSLRASGARFASELRAAGSAVDYAIVENTWHGFLSHPHGRGFRRGTRAMSQWLDAHDLST; the protein is encoded by the coding sequence ATGACGAGAATGGCGTCCCGCGCGCACCGCAGCGCCGTGCGCACGGTCGACAGGACGGTCAAGGGGCGGGGCGGCGAGATACCGATCCGTGAGTACCTTCCGCAGGACGCACGAGACGGCGCCGTGCCACTGCTGTGGATCCACGGCGGCGGATGGATGAACGGCGGTCTCGACCAGAAGGAGTCGCACGCGGTCGCGAAGGCGATCGCCGGCACCGGTCGGCCCGTTCGCACGGTCGACTACCGTCTGGCGCCCGCACTCCGCTGGCGTGAGATCGGCGGGTCCTCGCGCCTCGTGCTCCAACCGTCCGAGAACCGCTACCCCGCCGCGCCGGACGACGTGCTCTCCGTCATCGTCGACTGGGCGGCGTCGGGGGCCGGCCGGCTGTTCGTCGGCGGGGCGAGTGCCGGGGCCAATCTCGCCGTGACGGCGGCCGTCGCCCTCCGGCAGGAGACCGGCGTACAGCCGTGCGGGCTCGCGCTCGTGTACGGCGGGTTCCATGCCACGTTGCCCCCGATCCCCGAGTCGGTGAGCTCGCGGCTGACCGGAATCGCCGGGAAGATCGCCTTCACACCGGCGTCCTACGACCGGATGACGCTCAACTACGTCGGTGACGAGGGCCTGTTCCCGCGAGCGTTCCCCACGGGAGCCGACCTCGCGGGACTTCCGGCGACGCTCGTGATGGACGCTGACCGGGACAGCCTTCGCGCCTCGGGCGCCCGGTTCGCGTCCGAGCTGCGGGCGGCCGGCTCCGCGGTCGACTACGCGATCGTCGAGAACACCTGGCACGGATTCCTCAGCCACCCCCACGGCCGCGGCTTCCGCCGGGGCACCCGGGCGATGAGCCAGTGGCTCGACGCCCACGACCTGTCGACGTGA
- a CDS encoding alpha/beta hydrolase yields MTTEHDSGYGLSAEAQAWTAMVKARPPFPAPEPDDIEAWRVIVAATAAPEYADAIGLATTGAVDTGLPVEIHTVDLPNTVVHVGTPEGLAPDDRRVLLSVHGGGFTTGGGAANRAATGFVAGAYGVTVWSVDYHMPPDHPFPAALDDCLDAYRALLESHDPASIAVSGLSAGGNLTAALLLRLQEEGLPMPCAAVLNSPCVDLTLSGDTMVNDPSGEGPGLTNNVKLYTGGHDPTDPGLSPLFGKIGDDWPPTILFSGTRDFLLSDTARMHRKLLAAGVRAELHVFEAAPHGMFGGSAPEDRLLVAEARRFLEAAWNER; encoded by the coding sequence ATGACGACGGAACACGACAGCGGATACGGGCTGAGCGCCGAAGCCCAGGCATGGACGGCGATGGTGAAGGCGCGCCCGCCGTTTCCCGCGCCCGAACCGGACGACATCGAGGCGTGGCGTGTCATCGTCGCGGCCACCGCGGCACCGGAGTACGCCGACGCCATCGGGCTGGCCACCACGGGCGCCGTCGACACGGGCCTTCCGGTCGAGATCCACACCGTCGACCTGCCGAACACCGTCGTGCACGTCGGCACCCCGGAGGGTCTCGCCCCCGACGACCGGCGCGTCCTGCTCAGCGTGCACGGCGGAGGGTTCACGACCGGAGGCGGCGCGGCGAATCGTGCGGCGACGGGATTCGTCGCGGGCGCCTACGGAGTCACCGTGTGGAGCGTCGACTACCACATGCCGCCCGACCACCCCTTCCCCGCGGCCCTGGACGACTGCCTCGACGCCTACCGGGCCCTCCTGGAGAGCCACGACCCGGCCTCCATCGCGGTCAGCGGACTGTCCGCCGGCGGAAACCTCACCGCCGCCCTGCTCCTGCGACTCCAGGAGGAGGGACTGCCGATGCCCTGCGCGGCCGTCCTGAACTCGCCCTGCGTCGACCTCACCCTCTCCGGCGACACCATGGTCAACGACCCTTCCGGCGAGGGCCCCGGGCTCACGAACAACGTGAAGCTGTACACGGGCGGCCACGACCCCACGGATCCCGGTCTCTCGCCGCTCTTCGGGAAGATCGGCGACGACTGGCCGCCCACGATCCTGTTCAGCGGCACCCGCGACTTCCTGCTCTCGGACACCGCCCGCATGCACCGGAAGCTGCTGGCGGCCGGTGTCCGGGCCGAACTGCACGTCTTCGAGGCGGCGCCGCACGGGATGTTCGGCGGCAGCGCCCCGGAGGACCGTCTCCTCGTCGCCGAGGCCCGACGGTTCCTCGAGGCGGCGTGGAACGAGCGATGA
- a CDS encoding NAD(P)H-dependent flavin oxidoreductase, whose amino-acid sequence MRRHPTSRSTSRQERDTMFRTAFTETFGIEHPVVCGGMTAVGKAELISAVANAGALGFLTALTQPTPEDLAKEIARTQEMTDKPFGVNLTILPTINPVPYDEYREAIIEGGVKIVETAGSNPAPHLPAFKAAGVKVIHKAVAVRHAIKAEQLGVDAVSIDGFECAGHPGEDDVPGLILIPAAARRLTVPVIASGGFATGAGLVAALALGASAVNMGTRFVATTEAPVHENVKRQIVANDERSTQIVFREFRNSARVARNSVSEEIVEISRRPGATFGDIAHLASGQRGRAEVLGKGDMDGGLWWASQAQGLVDEVASCADVIDRIMADARDLVTRRLPDLVV is encoded by the coding sequence ATCCGCAGGCACCCCACATCAAGAAGCACCTCACGTCAAGAAAGGGACACCATGTTCAGGACTGCGTTCACCGAGACGTTCGGCATCGAGCACCCGGTCGTCTGCGGCGGGATGACCGCGGTCGGGAAGGCCGAGCTGATCTCGGCGGTCGCGAATGCCGGTGCGCTCGGTTTCCTCACGGCACTCACCCAGCCGACACCGGAGGATCTCGCCAAGGAGATCGCCCGTACCCAGGAGATGACCGACAAGCCGTTCGGCGTCAACCTCACCATCCTGCCCACCATCAACCCGGTTCCCTACGACGAGTACCGCGAGGCGATCATCGAGGGCGGAGTCAAGATCGTCGAGACGGCCGGAAGCAACCCCGCGCCGCATCTGCCCGCTTTCAAGGCCGCCGGGGTGAAGGTGATCCACAAGGCCGTGGCCGTGCGCCACGCGATCAAGGCCGAGCAGCTGGGTGTCGACGCGGTGAGCATCGACGGCTTCGAGTGCGCCGGCCACCCGGGGGAGGACGACGTCCCCGGCCTGATACTCATCCCCGCCGCCGCACGCCGGTTGACCGTCCCGGTCATCGCGTCGGGAGGCTTCGCCACGGGGGCCGGTCTGGTCGCGGCGCTCGCGCTGGGCGCGTCCGCCGTGAACATGGGAACCCGTTTCGTGGCCACGACCGAGGCGCCCGTACACGAGAACGTGAAACGGCAGATCGTCGCCAACGACGAGAGGTCCACCCAGATCGTGTTCCGGGAGTTCCGCAATTCCGCCCGGGTCGCCCGCAACAGCGTTTCCGAGGAGATCGTCGAGATCTCCCGACGCCCCGGCGCGACGTTCGGGGACATCGCCCACCTGGCGTCGGGGCAGCGGGGGCGGGCGGAGGTGCTGGGCAAGGGGGACATGGACGGCGGACTGTGGTGGGCGAGCCAGGCGCAGGGCCTCGTCGACGAGGTCGCGAGCTGCGCCGACGTCATCGACCGGATCATGGCCGACGCGCGCGACCTGGTCACCCGGCGGCTGCCGGATCTCGTCGTGTGA
- a CDS encoding family 1 glycosylhydrolase gives MSRISPDFLWGASTAPHQIEGNNVNSDWWAREQVTPGMALSGDAIDSYHRYGEDMRLLADAGLNAYRFGIEWARIEPIPGHFSKAELAHYRRMIDTAIGLGLTPVVTLQHFSTPKWFADEGSWMVESAIDRFASYVTTATSVLEGVEWVCTINEPNMLAMMGSMIKAAEAGEGDWQSPTIEGDVQMVLPPPDPEVGRRLARAHDAAREILKERTDAKVGWTVANQALTAKPEHEARLVEERYVREDLYLEAARGDDFIGVQAYSTQEVDENGPVPHAPHPDNTLVGTAYRPDSLGMAVRHAWKVTDGVPVLVTENGIATDDDTRRIAYTSEALHHLTAAMDDGVDVRGYLHWTALDNYEWGHWEPTFGLIAVDRDTFERQPKPSLAWLGGVARSGEVATS, from the coding sequence ATGAGCCGCATTTCACCCGATTTCCTCTGGGGTGCATCCACCGCTCCGCACCAGATCGAGGGCAACAACGTCAACAGTGACTGGTGGGCACGTGAGCAGGTCACTCCCGGCATGGCGCTCAGCGGGGACGCGATCGACAGCTACCACCGCTACGGCGAGGACATGCGACTGCTGGCCGACGCCGGTCTGAACGCCTACCGCTTCGGCATCGAGTGGGCGCGCATCGAACCGATCCCCGGCCACTTCTCGAAGGCGGAACTCGCGCACTACCGCCGCATGATCGACACGGCGATCGGGCTGGGTCTCACACCGGTCGTGACGCTGCAGCACTTCTCCACCCCGAAGTGGTTCGCCGACGAGGGCTCCTGGATGGTCGAGAGCGCGATCGACCGCTTCGCGAGCTACGTCACCACCGCGACGTCCGTCCTCGAAGGCGTCGAGTGGGTCTGCACCATCAACGAGCCGAACATGCTGGCGATGATGGGCTCGATGATCAAGGCCGCCGAGGCGGGCGAGGGCGACTGGCAGAGCCCGACGATCGAAGGCGACGTACAGATGGTGCTGCCTCCGCCCGACCCGGAGGTCGGACGCCGTCTCGCGCGGGCCCACGACGCGGCACGCGAGATCCTCAAGGAGCGGACCGACGCCAAGGTCGGCTGGACGGTCGCCAACCAGGCGCTCACCGCGAAGCCGGAGCACGAGGCGAGGCTCGTCGAGGAGCGCTACGTCCGGGAGGATCTGTACCTGGAGGCCGCCAGGGGGGACGACTTCATCGGAGTCCAGGCCTATTCCACCCAGGAGGTCGACGAGAACGGCCCCGTGCCGCACGCGCCGCACCCCGACAACACCCTCGTCGGCACCGCGTACCGGCCGGACTCCCTGGGGATGGCGGTGCGCCACGCGTGGAAGGTCACCGACGGCGTCCCGGTTCTCGTCACCGAGAACGGCATCGCCACCGACGACGACACCCGCCGTATCGCCTACACGAGCGAGGCCCTGCACCACCTCACCGCCGCCATGGACGACGGCGTCGACGTCCGCGGCTACCTGCACTGGACCGCGCTCGACAACTACGAGTGGGGCCACTGGGAGCCGACGTTCGGACTCATCGCGGTCGACCGGGACACCTTCGAGCGGCAGCCGAAGCCGAGCCTGGCCTGGCTCGGCGGCGTCGCACGGTCGGGAGAGGTGGCGACGTCATGA
- a CDS encoding acetyl-CoA C-acetyltransferase, translating into MPGSVIIGGARTPVGKLLGALCGLPAPQLGAAAVAAAVQRAGIAADQVDAVIMGTVVQAGAGPNPARQAAYAAGLPLHVPATTVNKLCLSGLHAVALADLLVTAGQHDVVVAGGMESMSLAPHLLPGTRRGFRYGTTAMTDALDADALVCAFDGIPMGAATERYQAALGISRQEQDAFAARSHRLAAEAAVAGRLAEEIVPVVVPGRGGDVTVRTDEGVRPDTTAESLARLRPAFSPDGTITAGSSSQLSDGACALVVTSREHAERLGVEPLAEIGAYGTVAGPGPSLLPQPANAVRDALSRSGGLAPADLDLLEINEAFASIAVQSVRDLGVDPDRVNVNGGAIALGHPVGMSGARLILSLALELRRRGGGTGVAALCGGGGQGDALLLRATS; encoded by the coding sequence ATGCCGGGATCCGTCATCATCGGCGGGGCGAGAACCCCCGTCGGAAAGCTGCTCGGCGCGCTCTGCGGACTGCCCGCTCCTCAACTGGGCGCCGCCGCCGTCGCAGCGGCGGTCCAACGCGCCGGCATCGCCGCCGACCAGGTGGACGCCGTCATCATGGGAACCGTCGTCCAGGCAGGCGCGGGGCCCAATCCGGCCCGCCAGGCCGCCTACGCCGCAGGACTGCCGCTGCACGTGCCCGCCACGACCGTCAACAAGCTCTGCCTCTCCGGACTGCACGCGGTGGCCCTCGCCGATCTCCTCGTCACCGCGGGACAGCACGACGTGGTCGTGGCAGGCGGGATGGAGTCGATGAGCCTGGCCCCACACCTCCTCCCCGGCACCCGCCGAGGCTTCAGGTACGGCACGACGGCCATGACGGACGCGCTCGACGCCGACGCCCTGGTCTGCGCCTTCGACGGCATTCCCATGGGCGCGGCCACCGAGCGGTACCAGGCCGCACTCGGCATCTCCCGCCAGGAACAGGACGCCTTCGCGGCCCGCTCGCACCGGCTGGCCGCCGAGGCCGCCGTCGCGGGCCGACTGGCCGAGGAGATCGTCCCGGTGGTGGTGCCGGGCAGGGGCGGCGACGTCACCGTCCGCACCGACGAGGGGGTGCGTCCCGACACCACCGCGGAGTCCCTCGCGCGACTGCGCCCGGCCTTCTCCCCGGACGGAACCATCACCGCCGGCTCCTCCTCCCAGCTGTCCGACGGGGCCTGCGCCCTCGTCGTCACCAGCCGCGAGCACGCCGAGCGGCTCGGGGTGGAGCCACTGGCCGAGATCGGCGCGTACGGCACCGTCGCGGGCCCGGGACCGTCGCTGCTCCCGCAGCCGGCGAACGCGGTCCGCGACGCGCTGAGCCGGTCCGGCGGCCTCGCACCCGCCGACCTCGACCTGCTGGAGATCAACGAGGCCTTCGCGAGCATCGCGGTGCAGTCGGTGCGCGATCTCGGCGTCGACCCCGACCGGGTCAACGTCAACGGCGGCGCCATCGCCCTCGGCCATCCCGTCGGGATGAGCGGGGCGCGGCTGATCCTGTCGCTCGCCCTCGAACTCCGCCGCCGCGGCGGCGGCACGGGAGTGGCGGCCCTGTGCGGGGGCGGCGGCCAGGGAGACGCGCTGCTGCTGCGGGCCACCTCATGA